One Nitrospirota bacterium genomic region harbors:
- a CDS encoding tetratricopeptide repeat protein, translated as MGKASKRKRNLTGAVSLAKNKQIEPLSPTIGAETGLLHKPVFHILLIITLGLLAYSNTFNAPFHFDDIPNIVENPLIKSFNYFTYLLSDFETKIVFKQRIVGYFSFALNYKIHGFDVTGYHVFNISVHIINALLMYRLVLLIFETPFFITEHRNSSYTALIALFSALLFVCHPLQTQAVTYIVQRFASLAAMFYLISLVLYMKWRLANQKAEIRRQEAEDRNKTKNPESGISKLKPVFYYLSSLTSAVLAMKTKEIAFTLPVIVVLYEFMFLKGKVIKRVLYLIPFLITMLIIPVNFISMDRPIDELISDVGEATRVQSNISRLDYLFTEMRVVTTYIRLLLAPINQMLDYNYPLYHSLFDFKVFLSFLFLLSIFSIAVYFTYRFSTTHKGLRLTAFGIFWFFITLSVESSLIPIRDVIFEHRVYLPSIGIFFVISSVVFNVARKFNGKGQKAAVILFAVVVLVFAGATYARNKVWKDEISLWKDVVNKSPENERAHTFFGIASQSQGLIEQAIEQYQIAIKLNPDYWYAYNNLGRAYQAQGLIEQAIEQYQIAIKLNPDYSAAHNNLGIAYQAQGLIEQAIEQYQIAIKLDPGYSITRSNLAGLYLSQGLIEKAIEQYQTAVRLNPALMEAHNNLGIAYQSQGLIDKAIEQHQIAIKLNPDYSMAYYCLGSAYTSIDLFDKAIENYKTAIRLNLEWEMPHFKLGQIYYFAKKDIKEARKEFKKVLQINPRHSEAQKFLNL; from the coding sequence GAAAAAGAAATTTAACCGGAGCGGTCTCTTTAGCTAAAAACAAACAAATAGAGCCTCTTTCACCAACAATAGGTGCTGAGACAGGGCTCCTGCATAAACCTGTTTTTCATATTTTATTGATAATAACTCTCGGGCTGCTTGCTTACTCAAATACCTTTAATGCGCCTTTTCATTTTGATGACATTCCAAACATTGTAGAAAACCCCCTAATTAAATCTTTCAACTACTTTACATACCTCCTGTCTGATTTTGAGACAAAAATTGTTTTTAAACAAAGAATCGTGGGTTATTTCAGTTTCGCCTTGAACTACAAGATACACGGCTTTGATGTTACCGGCTATCATGTCTTTAACATCTCAGTGCATATTATTAATGCCCTTCTTATGTACCGGCTGGTGCTTCTCATATTTGAGACACCTTTTTTCATAACAGAACACAGAAACAGTTCGTACACTGCTTTAATTGCCCTGTTTTCTGCCCTGTTATTTGTCTGCCACCCCCTGCAGACTCAGGCAGTAACATACATAGTACAGAGGTTCGCCTCTCTTGCAGCGATGTTCTACTTGATTTCGCTTGTTTTGTATATGAAATGGAGACTCGCAAATCAGAAGGCAGAAATCAGAAGACAGGAGGCAGAAGACAGAAATAAAACAAAAAATCCAGAATCCGGAATATCAAAGCTTAAGCCTGTCTTCTATTATCTGTCATCGCTAACCTCTGCTGTCCTTGCAATGAAGACAAAGGAGATTGCATTTACTCTCCCTGTAATTGTTGTACTTTATGAGTTTATGTTCCTGAAGGGCAAAGTAATAAAAAGGGTTTTATATTTAATCCCGTTTCTCATAACTATGCTGATAATCCCGGTGAATTTTATAAGTATGGACAGACCAATAGATGAGTTAATAAGTGATGTGGGCGAGGCAACGAGGGTCCAGTCAAACATTTCAAGGCTTGATTATCTATTTACGGAAATGAGGGTGGTAACCACATACATAAGGCTTCTTCTGGCGCCTATAAACCAGATGCTTGATTATAACTACCCACTATATCATTCGCTGTTTGATTTTAAGGTATTCCTATCATTTTTATTTCTCCTATCAATATTCAGTATTGCTGTTTATTTTACTTATAGGTTCAGCACTACACATAAAGGATTGCGTTTAACGGCATTTGGTATTTTCTGGTTTTTCATAACATTGTCTGTAGAGTCAAGCCTTATCCCAATCAGGGATGTGATTTTTGAACACAGGGTGTATTTACCATCAATAGGGATTTTTTTTGTTATAAGCAGCGTTGTTTTTAATGTTGCAAGAAAATTTAACGGCAAAGGTCAAAAGGCGGCTGTTATTCTATTTGCAGTGGTTGTTCTGGTGTTTGCAGGCGCTACGTATGCGAGGAACAAAGTTTGGAAAGACGAGATAAGCCTCTGGAAGGATGTAGTGAACAAGAGCCCTGAGAACGAAAGGGCTCATACTTTTTTTGGCATTGCCTCCCAATCTCAGGGGCTAATTGAACAGGCAATAGAGCAGTATCAGATTGCTATAAAACTTAACCCTGATTATTGGTATGCATATAATAATCTTGGCCGTGCTTACCAGGCTCAGGGGCTAATTGAACAGGCAATAGAGCAGTATCAGATTGCTATAAAACTTAACCCCGATTATTCAGCAGCACATAATAATCTCGGCATTGCCTACCAGGCTCAGGGGCTAATTGAACAGGCAATAGAGCAGTATCAGATTGCTATAAAACTTGATCCCGGCTATTCAATTACACGCAGCAATCTTGCCGGTCTCTACCTATCTCAGGGGTTAATTGAAAAGGCAATAGAACAATATCAAACCGCTGTAAGGCTGAACCCGGCTCTCATGGAAGCACATAATAATCTCGGCATTGCCTACCAATCTCAAGGGCTGATTGATAAGGCAATAGAGCAGCACCAGATTGCTATAAAACTTAACCCCGATTATTCAATGGCATATTATTGTCTCGGCAGCGCTTATACGTCCATAGACCTGTTTGATAAAGCGATAGAAAATTATAAGACTGCCATAAGACTTAATCTGGAATGGGAAATGCCGCATTTTAAACTCGGACAAATCTACTATTTTGCAAAAAAAGATATAAAAGAGGCTCGTAAGGAATTTAAAAAAGTCCTGCAAATAAACCCCAGACATAGTGAAGCTCAAAAATTTCTGAATTTAAT